AGGAGCCCAGACGGCTGACACCTGATGACCTGGATGAACGTCGCATTATCTATCCTGAATCCCGCAACCGGACCCTCGTTAACCGGTTTCGGGATCTGCGGACCAAGCTTCTGGAGCTTTCCGGCGGCAACAATTTCACCCTCGTGGTGAGCGGAGCCTCTTCAGGGGCTGGGTCATCCTTCGTAGCGCTCAACCTGGCCGCAGCCTTTGCCTTTGACCAGGCGAAAACCGCGCTGATCATTGACTGCAACCTTCGGGAGCCGTCCCTGCACACCACGCTTGATGTGTTGCCAGAAACGGGCCTGACAGACTTCCTGGATGACCCAGACTATGACATCGCCAGAATCCTTTACCCAACGGGTATCCCGAGGCTGAGACTGATCCCGGCTGGCAGCCGCCGTGAAACGCCGTCGGAATTCTTCACATCGTTCCGAATGAAGCAGTTCCTGCAAGCCGTTCGCCGCCGCTACCCAGATCGCTTCATTGTTTTGGATACTGCGCCCATTTCTGAATCACCTGACGCTAGGATTCTGACCGAATTGTGTGACTACGCCATGCTGGTGGTTCCTCACGGCAAGATCACAGCAACTACCGCTGAGCATGCTGCCACGGCTTTCAACCCGGATAAATTTGTGGGAGCGGTGATCAATGGATAGCAAGCAGGGCGCAGGGATGCCCCACAGCAGAATACTGGCGATCGGGTTTTTGCTGGTATGTTCCGGTGCTGCAACCACCGCCCAAGGTAATTCAGAGGTCACCGGGGGCCTGGACACCCGTTTCACCGATAATGCCCGCAAAACCAGTAGCGGAGAAACCAGCGATATGGAAACCCGGGCCTACATCAGAGCTGGCTATCGCACTGACCCCGGCCGCTGTAATGCAGACTTTACCGGTACTCTGGGCTATTCCCTGTGGCACGACAACTCCTTTGATGACGAAGCCTTTGGTGAGATGGACTTCATCGGTGATTGCGAACTGGCGAACCGTTTTTACTGGGATGTCAGCAACAACCTACGTGAAGTGAACCAGGACGCGGCCCAGAGCAACACCCCTGACAACCGAACTCGCAAAAACGTATTCAGCACCGGCCCCCGTTACCTTTTGCGCGTGAACGATACCAACTGGCTGAACTTGTCGGCCCGATATGAAAACGTAGAGTTCAGTGAGCCAGAAGAATCAGACAGCGAACGCTACATCGGCTCCGTGGCGTGGAACCACATCGTAAGCCAGACACTGACTGCCGGCGTGAGCACCTCCTACAGTCGGACCGAGTACGACACCGATGCAGAGGTTGATGTAAAGAGCGCCAGACTGACGTTTTCCAACGTATGGGCCACCACAAGATTGTCCGGTGCCATTGGGGTGAGCGAAATAGAAACCCGCTTTGGTTCAACCACCCAAAGCAGCGACGGCCTGATCGGCGAGTTGGACCTCACACGCACCATTACCCCAAGCCTGGATTGGTACCTGCGCGGTGCCCGGGAGCTAACCGACCGCACCTCCAGCTTTGACATCCGATTTGGCGAGTTCGAGTTCAACCTGCGTGACAGTATCTCGGTTGAAACGACAACGCTCTCTACCGGTATCAACCAGCGTTATTCAGACCGGTCATCGCTGACCGTTGATGTCTATGCCAGCCAGGCGGATTACCTGGAATCACCGGAACGTGAAGACAAGTCTGGGCTTAATGCCCGCTATTCCAGGCCGTTGACCGAACTGGCCAGCGGCTACGCCAGCATCGGCTATGACTACACCAAATTCCAGAGCGACCAGGCAGATGACCGCACACTTCGGCTGGAAGCCGGTACCGAGTACCAGGCCACTCGCGACTTTAATTTGGTGGCGAAAGTTGGGCACGAAAGAAAAGTAAGTGATGTGCCTACCCGGGAGTACGACGAGAACTGGGTGTTGGTTGGGGTGGAGTACCGGTTTCGGTAGGTGAAAGAAAAATGCTGACGAATGCTGAAGGAATAGTGAACAAGCTTGCCGCCTACGGGCTGGCGGGCATTGTTGGCACACTGTTTCACTATCTGACCCTGTATATCTTTGTGGAATTTGCTGGTGTCGGTGTTCTTTCCGCAACCGGTATTGGATTTGTGGTTGGCGCGGTAATCAACCACGAACTTAACCGGCGCTATGTATTCAGGGGCGCCGGTGGGCGATACGCCGAGACTGCTGTAAGGTTTTTCGCCATAGCGGTGCTTGGTTTTTGTATGAACATGCTGGCGATGCACCTATTGCATTCGCTGATGCATGTCTATTACTTGTTGGCGCAATTGATAGCGACAGCCGGGGTGTTCCTGGTTACTTTCGTTTTAAACAAGTCTTGGACGTTCAGGACATAGGATGGCGGGTCGAATGGATTCTTTGACGGTACTGGTGCCGGTCTATAATGAGGAAGCTGTAATCGATGAGTTCTATCGTCGAACGGTGGCAGTGTGCGAAAGCCTCGACAGAACGCAGTTCGAGATCCTTTTTGTAGATGATGGAAGCTCTGACGAGTCATGCGACATTATCAGTGGATTGATTGCGAAGGATCCGCGCCTCTCATTGCTCCGACTTTCAAGGAACTTTGGAAAAGAAGCCGCGTTAACGGCGGGACTTGATCATGTGGATGCTGATGCCACTGTTATCATCGATGCAGACCTTCAGGACCCCCCGGAACTTATTCCGGACATGCTCGCTCTCTGGAAAGAAGGATACGACACTGTATATGGCCAGAGAACGGAGCGGCACGGCGAGTCTTTCCTTAAAAAGCTAACAGCCAGTGCTTTTTACCGTTTGATGGCCCACGTCGGACGATTCTCGATTCCTCGGGATACAGGAGATTTTCGCCTGCTAAGCCGGCGAGCGGTGAATGCGCTGCGGAGCCTGCCGGAGTCCAACCGCTTTATGAAAGGGCTATTCTCCTGGATTGGCTACCCTCAAATCGCGCTCAAGTATTCCCGTGATCCCCGCCATGCGGGAGAAACCAAATTCAATTACTGGAAGCTGTGGAACTTTGCACTTGATGGTATCACATCTTTCACCACAATCCCCTTGAAACTGGCGTCTTACATCGGGGTCTTTCTGGCCTTCGGCTCCTTTGTTTACGGCGCCTACGTTATTGTCAAAACCCTGATCTGGGGGGATCCGGTTCCCGGTTACCCGTCATTGATGACCGTGATTCTTTTCATTGGTGGTATCCAGCTCATGTTCCTAGGCGTACTGGGGGAATACCTCGGGCGAATGTTCGACGAGACCAAACGCCGCCCTCTTTATCTTATTCAGGAGCATGTTCGTGGTCCCGATTTCAGGGGCTCGGTTGGTGCGGCAGAGTATGCTAGGGAAAATGTCAAATGACCCTGCAGTTATCGGCTACAGAGCGAAATCTGTGGTTTGTCGCCCTGATTGTATCG
The window above is part of the Marinobacter sp. THAF197a genome. Proteins encoded here:
- a CDS encoding polysaccharide biosynthesis protein, with amino-acid sequence MPEQRNDQPELDPTEQRSGHSDAQDARSAEEQSFWLKRKERLKQELGHFDEDDSRMLVPSSLELGPGAVDKYVISKQIVRMQEPRRLTPDDLDERRIIYPESRNRTLVNRFRDLRTKLLELSGGNNFTLVVSGASSGAGSSFVALNLAAAFAFDQAKTALIIDCNLREPSLHTTLDVLPETGLTDFLDDPDYDIARILYPTGIPRLRLIPAGSRRETPSEFFTSFRMKQFLQAVRRRYPDRFIVLDTAPISESPDARILTELCDYAMLVVPHGKITATTAEHAATAFNPDKFVGAVING
- a CDS encoding outer membrane beta-barrel protein, whose amino-acid sequence is MDSKQGAGMPHSRILAIGFLLVCSGAATTAQGNSEVTGGLDTRFTDNARKTSSGETSDMETRAYIRAGYRTDPGRCNADFTGTLGYSLWHDNSFDDEAFGEMDFIGDCELANRFYWDVSNNLREVNQDAAQSNTPDNRTRKNVFSTGPRYLLRVNDTNWLNLSARYENVEFSEPEESDSERYIGSVAWNHIVSQTLTAGVSTSYSRTEYDTDAEVDVKSARLTFSNVWATTRLSGAIGVSEIETRFGSTTQSSDGLIGELDLTRTITPSLDWYLRGARELTDRTSSFDIRFGEFEFNLRDSISVETTTLSTGINQRYSDRSSLTVDVYASQADYLESPEREDKSGLNARYSRPLTELASGYASIGYDYTKFQSDQADDRTLRLEAGTEYQATRDFNLVAKVGHERKVSDVPTREYDENWVLVGVEYRFR
- a CDS encoding GtrA family protein, which encodes MLTNAEGIVNKLAAYGLAGIVGTLFHYLTLYIFVEFAGVGVLSATGIGFVVGAVINHELNRRYVFRGAGGRYAETAVRFFAIAVLGFCMNMLAMHLLHSLMHVYYLLAQLIATAGVFLVTFVLNKSWTFRT
- a CDS encoding glycosyltransferase family 2 protein, translating into MDSLTVLVPVYNEEAVIDEFYRRTVAVCESLDRTQFEILFVDDGSSDESCDIISGLIAKDPRLSLLRLSRNFGKEAALTAGLDHVDADATVIIDADLQDPPELIPDMLALWKEGYDTVYGQRTERHGESFLKKLTASAFYRLMAHVGRFSIPRDTGDFRLLSRRAVNALRSLPESNRFMKGLFSWIGYPQIALKYSRDPRHAGETKFNYWKLWNFALDGITSFTTIPLKLASYIGVFLAFGSFVYGAYVIVKTLIWGDPVPGYPSLMTVILFIGGIQLMFLGVLGEYLGRMFDETKRRPLYLIQEHVRGPDFRGSVGAAEYARENVK